One Bernardetia sp. DNA window includes the following coding sequences:
- the surE gene encoding 5'/3'-nucleotidase SurE, which produces MASSNNNQKPLILVSNDDGITAKGIRELVEVMTELGEVIVVAPDSPQSGMGHAITIHMPLKVRKSEVFKDLGVEAYECSGTPADCVKLAKFHLFENRTPDLVVSGINHGSNTSISILYSGTMSAAIEGAIEGLPSIGFSLCDYGSDADFSHIRSYVFKIAEQTLKNGLPKNLALNVNFPPRFDKTTEEEKQIKGVRICRQAHARWQEKFDQRTDPYGREYLWLAGDFVNPDRGDDTDEWAVNNGYVSIVPCQFDMTAHHGITHIHNEWEI; this is translated from the coding sequence ATGGCATCAAGCAACAATAATCAAAAGCCTCTAATCTTAGTATCAAACGACGACGGAATAACAGCAAAAGGAATAAGAGAATTAGTAGAAGTAATGACAGAACTGGGTGAAGTGATTGTAGTTGCACCTGACAGCCCACAGTCTGGAATGGGACATGCCATTACGATACACATGCCTTTGAAAGTTCGAAAGTCAGAAGTTTTTAAAGATTTAGGAGTAGAAGCCTATGAGTGTTCGGGTACGCCTGCCGATTGTGTAAAACTAGCCAAATTCCATCTCTTCGAAAACAGAACGCCTGATTTGGTAGTGAGTGGAATTAACCATGGTAGCAATACTTCTATCAGTATTTTGTATTCTGGAACAATGTCAGCAGCGATTGAGGGGGCGATTGAGGGTTTGCCATCGATTGGCTTTTCGCTTTGTGATTATGGCAGTGATGCTGATTTTTCTCATATCCGTTCTTATGTATTCAAAATTGCAGAACAAACTCTAAAAAATGGTTTGCCTAAAAACTTGGCTCTGAATGTCAATTTTCCTCCTCGTTTTGATAAGACAACAGAAGAAGAAAAACAAATTAAGGGAGTAAGAATATGCAGACAAGCACACGCACGTTGGCAAGAAAAGTTTGACCAACGTACAGACCCTTATGGTAGAGAATATTTGTGGTTAGCAGGAGATTTTGTAAATCCAGATAGAGGCGATGATACAGATGAGTGGGCTGTAAACAATGGTTATGTTTCTATTGTTCCTTGTCAGTTTGATATGACTGCACATCACGGAATTACACATATTCACAATGAATGGGAAATCTAG